One genomic segment of Deinococcus arcticus includes these proteins:
- a CDS encoding class I SAM-dependent methyltransferase yields MDTEPQESWGGAAAYERFVGRWSRRVAPVFLAQLPLAPGLIWADVGCGTGALTQSILARCAPGQVVGIDQAEGFVAAARDEISDPRAVFQQGNALALPLRDAAVDATVSGLVLNFVPDHAGMVREMKRVTRPGGTVAAYVWDYAGGMELLRLFWDAAVRLRPQDASLDEAQRFPVCEPQALRALWLAQGLEWVQTQPLEIDTIFQNFDDFWTPFLGRMGPAPTYLALLGEAEQASIREALRDRLRAYDGGPIMLRARAWAVQGRVPLS; encoded by the coding sequence ATGGACACGGAACCACAGGAGAGCTGGGGCGGCGCGGCGGCCTATGAACGGTTTGTGGGTCGGTGGAGTCGCCGGGTAGCTCCGGTTTTCCTGGCTCAGCTGCCGCTCGCCCCCGGCCTGATCTGGGCTGATGTTGGGTGCGGCACTGGCGCGCTGACGCAGAGCATCCTGGCGCGCTGTGCGCCTGGGCAGGTGGTGGGAATTGATCAGGCTGAAGGGTTTGTGGCGGCGGCGAGGGATGAGATCAGCGACCCCCGTGCCGTGTTCCAGCAGGGCAACGCGCTTGCCCTGCCTCTGCGGGACGCCGCAGTGGACGCCACTGTTTCTGGCCTGGTCCTGAACTTCGTGCCTGACCACGCCGGTATGGTGCGGGAAATGAAGCGGGTGACGCGGCCAGGAGGCACCGTGGCCGCCTACGTCTGGGATTACGCCGGGGGCATGGAGCTTCTGCGCCTGTTCTGGGACGCGGCGGTTCGGCTCAGGCCGCAGGACGCCTCGCTGGACGAGGCCCAGCGCTTTCCTGTGTGTGAACCACAGGCCCTCCGAGCCCTCTGGCTCGCCCAGGGGCTGGAGTGGGTACAGACGCAGCCGCTGGAGATAGACACCATTTTTCAGAACTTTGATGACTTCTGGACGCCGTTTCTGGGCCGCATGGGGCCGGCGCCCACCTATCTGGCACTGTTGGGCGAAGCAGAGCAGGCCAGCATTCGGGAGGCCCTGCGTGACCGCCTGCGTGCTTATGACGGCGGACCAATTATGTTGCGGGCCCGCGCCTGGGCCGTTCAGGGCCGCGTGCCCCTGAGCTGA
- a CDS encoding DEAD/DEAH box helicase, translating to MTVAAPNLAKLLPAAPPGNLLLLPQVARAALFAAFPGPAVLLTTPDRLGSYATAGVLGAPVTVNPGLRDWDARHEHVVLDVNTALDLFPSRPEDHALTLKVGSSYPRDSLLTRLERLGYERGEEPGYEIKGDTLELRLNAGSGLPAEAEEGLWVRAEFFGDELDTLRLMKPGDLTGEKAQSFTLEPTADYLTEVKWDATRLELLPGRVFLDSPEFYASALGVLTDTLWPKLAGREVTSFGRSPLVLPDLDTGLTTLPFYRARLKDLERDVDEWRAADYRVLILVRHDRTASYLADKLLNTHEIPWLKIARLSGGGLGFLRAAGEGGFVIPEHKTVVLTEDLIYGFQGGSALRGKRLSGKPVTDALGLHVGDYLIHPEHGIGQFEGLETRKVLGVTRDYLNLAYRGGARLSVPIEQLPVLRRHPGTTDDPPSLSSFDKKDWARAKEKARKNAEDVAAKLLVQYAARQVTPGNAFPAQPEWDSQVEANFKFELTPDQKTALRDTMRDLEKANPADRLISGDVGFGKTEVALRAAHRVVGHGKQVAVLVPTTLLAEQHTSTFVERFKGLPVRVEGLSRFTTPQQARGILADTAKGKVDILIGTHRLLSGDVGFRDLGLIIVDEEHRFGVGQKEKLRALRGLPETAKDGKIEIPEDVKAVDTLALSATPIPRTLYMSMVGLRDMSSIQTPPKGRKPIQTVLAPFDPITVRDAILSEIERGGKVFYIHDRIASIGARSLYLRNLVPEARIGVAHGRMNEEELEEIMLGFEQGAFDVLLATTIVETGLDIPEANTILIERSDRLGLAQLYQLRGRVGRRAQTAYAYLFYPPRMTENAQRRLWAIADLQDLGSGHLLAEKDMEIRGVGNILGEEQHGHVQAVSIDVYTELLAEAVAKLKGEKMEAPVNIAIDLPIDARLSPEYFDGDEEARIATYGRLSESRTLQAISRVERDLRKKYGPPSPEVQNFIDLAKLRLTAAAKRVLTIGGTMTHLQVTFAYKSLDYDAPGLRRFPHKTEVQTFPPSVKLEKRGIKPDDYARTLIDLLGYFG from the coding sequence GTGACTGTTGCTGCACCCAATCTGGCCAAACTGCTGCCCGCCGCCCCGCCTGGAAACCTGCTGCTGTTGCCGCAGGTGGCGCGGGCGGCGCTGTTTGCAGCGTTTCCTGGCCCGGCAGTGCTGCTGACCACGCCCGACCGTCTGGGTAGCTACGCCACGGCGGGTGTGCTGGGCGCCCCGGTGACGGTGAACCCCGGCCTGCGCGACTGGGACGCGCGGCACGAGCACGTGGTGCTGGACGTGAACACCGCGCTGGACCTGTTTCCGTCGCGCCCCGAGGACCACGCGCTGACGCTGAAGGTGGGCAGCAGCTACCCGCGCGACAGCCTGCTGACCCGCCTGGAACGCCTGGGCTACGAGCGTGGCGAAGAGCCGGGGTACGAAATCAAGGGCGATACCCTGGAACTGCGCCTGAACGCTGGTTCTGGCCTGCCCGCCGAGGCCGAAGAGGGCCTGTGGGTGCGCGCCGAGTTCTTTGGTGATGAGCTGGACACCCTGCGCCTGATGAAGCCGGGCGACCTGACGGGCGAAAAGGCCCAGAGCTTTACGCTGGAACCCACCGCCGACTACCTGACCGAAGTGAAATGGGACGCCACCCGCCTGGAACTGCTGCCGGGGCGCGTGTTTCTGGATTCGCCAGAGTTCTATGCCTCGGCACTGGGCGTGCTGACCGACACGCTGTGGCCCAAACTGGCCGGGCGCGAGGTGACCAGCTTTGGCCGCTCGCCGCTGGTGCTGCCAGACCTGGACACGGGCCTGACCACCCTGCCCTTCTACCGCGCCCGCCTGAAGGACCTGGAGCGCGATGTGGACGAGTGGCGCGCGGCGGACTACCGCGTGCTGATTCTGGTGCGCCATGACCGCACGGCCTCTTACCTGGCCGACAAGCTGCTGAACACCCACGAGATTCCCTGGCTGAAGATTGCGCGCCTTTCCGGGGGCGGCCTGGGCTTTCTGCGCGCGGCGGGTGAGGGCGGCTTTGTCATTCCCGAGCACAAGACGGTGGTGCTGACCGAGGACCTGATTTACGGCTTCCAGGGCGGCAGCGCGCTGCGCGGCAAGCGCCTGAGCGGCAAGCCGGTCACCGACGCGCTGGGCCTGCATGTGGGTGACTATCTGATTCACCCCGAACACGGCATCGGGCAGTTCGAAGGCCTGGAAACGCGCAAGGTGCTGGGGGTCACGCGCGACTATCTGAACCTCGCCTACCGGGGCGGCGCCCGCCTGAGCGTGCCGATTGAGCAGCTGCCCGTGCTGCGCCGCCACCCCGGCACCACCGACGACCCGCCTTCCTTAAGCTCCTTTGACAAGAAAGACTGGGCCAGAGCGAAAGAAAAAGCGCGCAAGAACGCCGAGGACGTGGCCGCAAAGCTGCTGGTGCAGTACGCCGCCCGGCAGGTCACGCCGGGGAACGCTTTCCCTGCCCAGCCCGAGTGGGACAGTCAGGTGGAGGCCAACTTCAAGTTCGAACTGACGCCGGATCAGAAAACCGCGCTGAGAGACACCATGCGCGACCTGGAAAAGGCCAACCCCGCCGACCGCCTGATTTCCGGCGACGTGGGTTTCGGCAAGACCGAGGTGGCCCTGCGCGCTGCCCACCGCGTGGTGGGGCACGGCAAGCAGGTGGCGGTGCTGGTGCCCACGACCCTGCTGGCCGAGCAGCACACCTCCACCTTCGTGGAGCGCTTTAAGGGGCTGCCCGTGCGCGTGGAGGGCCTGTCGCGCTTTACCACGCCCCAGCAGGCGCGCGGCATCCTGGCAGATACGGCGAAAGGCAAGGTGGACATCCTGATTGGCACCCACCGCCTGCTGAGCGGCGACGTGGGGTTCCGCGACCTGGGCCTGATTATCGTGGACGAGGAACACCGTTTTGGCGTGGGCCAGAAGGAGAAACTGCGCGCGCTGCGCGGTCTGCCGGAGACCGCCAAGGACGGGAAAATAGAGATTCCCGAGGACGTGAAGGCCGTGGACACCCTGGCGCTGTCCGCCACGCCCATTCCGCGCACCCTCTACATGAGCATGGTGGGCCTGCGCGACATGAGTTCCATTCAGACGCCGCCCAAGGGCCGCAAGCCCATTCAGACGGTGCTGGCGCCCTTTGACCCCATCACGGTGCGCGACGCCATCCTCAGCGAAATCGAGCGCGGCGGCAAGGTCTTTTACATCCACGACCGTATTGCCAGCATTGGCGCCCGCAGCCTGTATCTGCGCAACCTCGTGCCCGAGGCGCGCATTGGCGTGGCGCACGGCCGCATGAACGAGGAAGAACTGGAAGAAATCATGCTGGGCTTCGAGCAGGGCGCGTTTGACGTGCTGCTGGCGACGACCATCGTGGAAACCGGCCTGGATATCCCTGAGGCCAACACGATTCTGATTGAGCGCAGTGACCGGCTGGGTCTGGCCCAGCTGTACCAGCTGCGTGGGCGCGTGGGCCGCCGCGCCCAGACCGCCTACGCTTACCTGTTCTACCCGCCCCGCATGACCGAAAATGCCCAGCGCCGTCTGTGGGCGATTGCTGACCTGCAAGACCTGGGCAGCGGGCACCTGCTGGCCGAAAAGGACATGGAAATTCGCGGGGTGGGCAACATTCTGGGCGAGGAGCAGCACGGGCATGTACAGGCCGTCTCCATTGACGTCTACACCGAACTGCTGGCCGAAGCGGTAGCGAAACTGAAGGGCGAGAAGATGGAAGCGCCCGTCAACATCGCCATTGACCTGCCTATAGACGCCCGCCTGAGCCCCGAGTATTTCGACGGCGACGAGGAAGCGCGTATTGCCACCTATGGCCGCCTGAGCGAGAGCCGTACCCTCCAGGCCATTTCCCGCGTGGAGCGTGACCTGCGCAAGAAATACGGCCCGCCCAGCCCCGAGGTCCAGAACTTTATTGACCTTGCCAAGCTGCGCCTGACCGCCGCCGCCAAGCGCGTGCTGACCATCGGCGGCACCATGACGCATCTGCAGGTGACCTTTGCCTACAAGAGCCTGGACTACGACGCCCCGGGCCTGCGGCGCTTTCCCCACAAGACCGAGGTGCAGACCTTCCCACCGTCAGTCAAATTGGAAAAGCGGGGCATTAAGCCGGACGATTACGCAAGGACCTTGATTGACCTGCTCGGGTACTTTGGGTAA
- a CDS encoding DUF305 domain-containing protein yields MRRRAAAGLLALLLGGGGLLLAQPRPAAPTTDSAEAQFVRHMIVHHEQALGLSAPMLRRSGDRSLRSVALDITLGQEEQLRQMRAWLAGWGLSPRPRPTPAQARGMGMASVEDIEALSSLPLPQAEVSFLRLMIRHHQGAVGMSEALQGSLQPNVRRLARQVMTTQKGEIATMEGLLRARGEVEKMAPAQAAPGHQH; encoded by the coding sequence ATGAGGCGGCGCGCGGCGGCTGGCCTGCTGGCACTGCTGCTGGGAGGCGGCGGCCTGCTGCTGGCCCAGCCCAGACCCGCCGCCCCCACCACCGACAGCGCGGAAGCCCAGTTTGTGCGCCACATGATTGTCCACCACGAGCAGGCGCTGGGGCTGAGCGCGCCGATGCTCAGGCGCTCGGGGGACCGTTCGCTCCGCTCGGTGGCGCTGGATATCACGCTGGGGCAGGAAGAACAGCTGCGCCAGATGCGGGCGTGGCTGGCGGGCTGGGGCCTCTCCCCCCGGCCGCGCCCCACTCCAGCGCAGGCGCGCGGCATGGGCATGGCCTCGGTGGAGGACATTGAGGCGCTGTCTTCCCTGCCCCTACCCCAAGCCGAAGTCTCGTTCCTGCGGCTGATGATTCGCCACCACCAGGGCGCGGTGGGCATGAGTGAAGCCCTGCAAGGCAGCCTGCAGCCCAACGTGCGCCGTCTGGCCCGGCAGGTGATGACCACGCAAAAGGGTGAAATAGCGACGATGGAGGGTCTGCTCCGGGCACGGGGCGAGGTCGAGAAAATGGCCCCGGCGCAGGCTGCACCGGGGCATCAGCACTGA
- the trhO gene encoding oxygen-dependent tRNA uridine(34) hydroxylase TrhO, which produces MSAVPAPPFVVAALYQFRALSDPAGLRARLLALGQEEGLCGTLIVAHEGLNGTVAGSREGIDRLRTFLHAEGFDRLEDKESSAIEAPFKRFKVRLKTEIVTMGVPVEPTSQAGQYVAPQDWNDLITAPDVVVIDTRNRYEVKAGTFEGAVNPDIDSFREFPAWLDAHEHELAGKRVAMFCTGGIRCEKSTSLLRARGYSDVFHLQGGILKYLEDVPETDSRWQGECFVFDGRVTVGHGLKEGDTTMCHSCGWPLTPEEREHAHYEEGVSCGHCFEQTTAAQKAAFRDRQRLYDAQAT; this is translated from the coding sequence ATGTCTGCTGTGCCCGCCCCGCCCTTTGTCGTTGCCGCCCTGTACCAGTTCCGCGCCCTGAGCGACCCCGCCGGGCTGCGCGCACGGCTGCTGGCGCTGGGCCAGGAGGAAGGGCTCTGCGGCACGCTGATTGTGGCCCACGAGGGCCTGAACGGCACGGTGGCAGGCAGCCGTGAAGGCATTGACCGCCTGCGCACCTTTCTCCACGCCGAGGGGTTTGACCGGCTGGAAGACAAAGAATCGAGCGCCATAGAGGCGCCGTTTAAACGCTTCAAGGTGCGGCTGAAAACGGAAATCGTGACGATGGGCGTGCCGGTGGAGCCGACCTCGCAGGCCGGGCAGTACGTGGCGCCGCAGGACTGGAACGACCTCATCACCGCGCCTGATGTGGTGGTCATTGACACCCGCAACCGCTACGAGGTGAAGGCGGGCACCTTTGAAGGCGCGGTAAACCCTGACATTGACTCTTTCCGGGAGTTTCCGGCGTGGCTGGACGCCCACGAGCACGAACTGGCGGGCAAGCGCGTGGCGATGTTCTGCACGGGTGGCATTCGCTGCGAGAAAAGCACCAGCCTTTTGCGGGCGCGCGGCTACAGCGACGTGTTTCACCTGCAAGGCGGCATCCTGAAGTATCTGGAAGACGTGCCGGAAACCGACAGCCGATGGCAGGGGGAATGCTTTGTCTTTGATGGCCGCGTGACGGTCGGCCACGGCCTGAAGGAAGGCGACACCACCATGTGCCATTCCTGCGGCTGGCCCCTGACGCCTGAGGAACGCGAGCATGCCCACTACGAGGAAGGCGTGAGCTGCGGGCACTGCTTTGAGCAGACCACCGCCGCTCAGAAGGCGGCCTTCCGTGACCGTCAGCGCCTGTACGACGCCCAGGCCACATGA